Proteins from a genomic interval of Trifolium pratense cultivar HEN17-A07 linkage group LG6, ARS_RC_1.1, whole genome shotgun sequence:
- the LOC123891644 gene encoding protein MAIN-LIKE 1-like — translation MPSGEMTITLDDVSCLLHIPVDGRMLHHILPTGKDEGVRWMVEMLGSTEREALDEVKKTKGAHCRFVYLRRLIERHIKTTKQAENDKDEENFEKYQEYIVRAYMMLLVGTTIFSNKAKNYVDLKFLPYFRELDLAWVYDHFQNIGTLSSKYSQELPRCCKYLPPKGQSDQGAMRIMMDRLLPHDIIWMPYDDHRSVRPFETCSIYSGWIRCGPAKVPYLSERVLRQFGHVQEIPRHPNTRLDHLATLDQISDHWTLLVGHILTPELLGREVAYASEASRDYMEWYVRHSHPHIIRIPNEAYLSGGAFQSMEVHRLRGVLSVVRDKNYKVR, via the exons ATGCCGAGCGGGGAGATGACTATCACGTTGGATGATGTGAGCTGTCTGCTCCATATCCCCGTTGACGGACGCATGCTGCACCATATATTGCCAACGGGGAAGGACGAGGGTGTTAGGTGGATGGTTGAGATGCTGGGGTCAACTGAGAGGGAAGCACTTGATGAGGTGAAGAAGACGAAGGGAGCACATTGTAGGTTTGTGTACCTTCGGCGGCTGATAGAGCGGCACATTAAAACGACCAAACAAGCTGAGAATGACAAGGATGAGGAGAATTTTGAGAAGTACCAGGAGTACATTGTCAGGGCCTATATGATGCTTTTGGTTGGAACCACCATCTTCTCCAACAAGGCGAAGAACTATGTGGATCTGAAGTTCTTGCCATACTTCCGTGAGTTGGACCTG gcCTGGGTATATGACCACTTTCAGAACATTGGAACATTGTCCTCGAAGTACAGCCAGGAGTTGCCCAGATGCTGCAAATATCTTCCCCCCAAGGGTCAGAGTGATCAGGGGGCCATGAGGATTATGATGGATCGGCTGCTGCCTCATGACATCATCTGGATGCCTTATGACGATCACCGTAGTGTGCGGCCATTTGAGACATGTTCTATCTACTCCGGTTGGATCAGGTGTGGTCCGGCGAAGGTTCCATATTTGTCTGAGAGGGTCCTTCGTCAGTTTGGGCATGTCCAAGAGATCCCACGTCATCCGAACACCCGCCTTGACCACTTGGCCACCCTTGACCAGATATCAGACCACTGGACGCTCCTGGTAGGTCATATCCTGACCCCTGAATTGCTTGGCAGGGAGGTTGCTTACGCGTCCGAGGCATCCCGTGATTACATGGAGTGGTATGTGCGCCATTCACATCCTCACATCATCCGCATCCCGAATGAAGCATATTTGTCGGGTGGGGCGTTTCAGTCCATGGAGGTCCATCGTCTGAGAGGAGTATTGAGTGTTGTCCGGGACAAAAACTACAAGGTGCGGTGA
- the LOC123891642 gene encoding uncharacterized protein LOC123891642 encodes MAEANSRESQRRRRRRILQQGSDRLAFIKGHIQTLPSPDNLPHAEEENSNSVLQNHVASDRSITQTPTEIEPSSEIQRGENEISTFPSSEIEAESVNVQPQSLSQPPTLPDSYNEISRQQPRAEEPRSFNFIIPSDVSNAIDASRVTRLCCSIIVAILVVASYLGFSLIKNVISFRPLYLVLLTNSTFVVAKIITGKQRGSDERSRRRQSSVDSSDQWNQLAKTLEIGMVVKSVVDAVFIDCAVYAIVLICSLSLVHT; translated from the coding sequence atggCAGAAGCAAACAGCAGAGAGTcccaaagaagaagaagaagaagaatcctTCAACAAGGATCTGACCGTCTTGCCTTCATTAAGGGTCACATCCAAACCCTCCCTTCTCCCGATAATTTGCCTCACGCAGAAGAAGAAAACTCGAATTCCGTTTTGCAGAATCACGTTGCTTCTGATAGAAGCATAACCCAAACACCAACTGAAATTGAACCTAGTTCTGAAATTCAACGCGGTGAGAATGAGATTTCAACTTTCCCAAGCTCTGAAATTGAAGCTGAAAGTGTAAATGTACAACCACAATCACTATCACAACCACCAACACTTCCAGATTCATATAATGAAATTTCCCGGCAACAACCGCGTGCCGAGGAGCCTAGAAGTTTCAATTTCATAATCCCGAGCGACGTGAGTAATGCAATTGATGCTTCGAGGGTTACGCGTCTTTGTTGTTCGATTATAGTAGCTATATTGGTTGTTGCATCTTATCTAGGATTCTCTTTGATTAAGAATGTGATAAGCTTTAGGCCACTTTACTTGGTTTTGCTAACAAATTCAACTTTTGTTGTTGCGAAAATTATTACTGGAAAACAACGAGGATCTGATGAGAGGTCGAGGAGAAGACAGAGCAGTGTTGATTCTTCTGATCAATGGAATCAACTTGCTAAAACATTGGAAATTGGCATGGTGGTAAAGAGTGTGGTTGATGCTGTTTTCATCGATTGTGCTGTCTATGCTATTGTACTCATATGCAGCCTTTCGCTTGTGCATACATGA
- the LOC123892561 gene encoding uncharacterized protein LOC123892561 codes for MTEVSYFEETSSYHTDVICDNKIESAELSLTAEENFKRKYNMFKNIFSRKNILKFGIMTGEEAIPIDSTHGNIVISTIDTTQLKERIKTFSENERSKIGYIHISTIQILIKSTFMKGINSPLEIALKDSRILDTDQATIAKGNCNLKYGKIKFDINLQIGLSLKDKDLDRSIVFHYKMKNKNFMKKGNHPFTIYYRINYALSNSHHSIEFKGKDTIHIDELFAPIVTLKSPIFRSLARNSCSLIEADRDLFEETEDKSLFRSKSLRITPPKKDFYISEQKELSKLHSSIEGLSLQVQNLDRKI; via the coding sequence ATGACTGAAGTATCATATTTCGAAGAAACATCTAGCTATCACACAGATGTTATCTGtgataataaaatagaaagtgCAGAATTATCTTTAACTGCAgaagaaaatttcaaaagaaaatataacatgttcaaaaatattttctcaagaAAAAATATTCTGAAATTTGGAATAATGACAGGAGAAGAAGCAATTCCCATTGATTCTACTCATGGAAATATAGTTATATCTACTATAGATACAACTCAActtaaagaaagaattaaaaccTTTTCAGAAAATGAAAGATCTAAAATTGGTTATATTCATATATCGACCATTCAGATTTTAATTAAAAGTACTTTTATGAAAGGTATTAATTCACCTCTAGAAATAGCCTTAAAAGACTCCAGAATTCTAGACACAGATCAAGCAACAATTGCAAAAGGAAATTGCAATCTAAAATATGgtaaaatcaaatttgatataaatttaCAAATTGGTTTATCCCTAAAAGATAAAGATCTTGATAGGTCTATAGTTTttcattataaaatgaaaaacaaaaattttatgaaaaaaggtAATCACCCCTTTACCATTTACTATAGAATTAACTATGCTTTGAGTAATTCACATCATAGTATAGAATTCAAAGGAAAAGACACAATTCATATTGACGAATTGTTTGCACCTATAGTAACTCTAAAATCACCTATATTCAGAAGTCTAGCAAGGAATAGTTGTTCTTTGATAGAAGCTGATAGAGATCTGTTTGAGGAAACAGAAGACAAATCGTTATTTAGAAGCAAAAGCCTTAGAATAACACCACCTAAAAAagatttttatatttcagaACAAAAAGAGCTAAGTAAGCTACATAGTTCAATAGAAGGACTATCCTTACAAGTCCAAAATTTAGATAGAAAAATCTAA
- the LOC123891643 gene encoding uncharacterized protein LOC123891643, producing the protein MESVEYQPNSRLAAVYFNGGNANLLRIHEQVSLGDLKQQLTQINRRLNPGDPRTVTDVEYRRPSGTSNNGTLLFTNVKLRNNGDVITMFFVFSEFRSYVPIELDAKLVRSVENILSCMIPPNRPRTYDEIAAPMVRPEEDEVEAISLSDP; encoded by the coding sequence atggagagTGTAGAATATCAACCAAATTCCCGCCTAGCAGCAGTCTACTTTAACGGGGGAAACGCGAATCTCCTTCGAATTCACGAACAAGTTTCACTCGGTGATCTGAAGCAGCAGCTGACCCAAATCAATCGGCGTCTCAACCCCGGAGATCCAAGAACGGTAACTGATGTCGAATACCGTCGTCCGTCGGGGACctcaaacaatggaacattgtTGTTCACAAACGTCAAACTTCGTAACAACGGCGATGTGATAACAATGTTCTTCGTTTTCTCCGAGTTCAGGAGTTATGTGCCGATCGAGCTGGACGCAAAGTTGGTTAGATCTGTGGAAAATATTCTGTCATGCATGATCCCTCCGAATCGTCCCAGGACATACGATGAAATCGCAGCTCCGATGGTTCGGCCTGAAGAGGACGAAGTCGAAGCAATTAGTTTATCTGATCCttag
- the LOC123891645 gene encoding uncharacterized protein LOC123891645: MEHYFDPSSSQINTYQPSFSQINNYPSSFEPPNNIEVNLDPTEEPHEAEVSDESEEDDDVEDEMIPTTEAYVPPSYMTSTDLTYVDQYAEFGHTPTLQIDGDLEVGRHFHSKKDCSLAIRQYHINHLGLDYEVVKSDTTRIMLKCVMPQCSFRLTASERKRSGKQWVIGKLESHTCTSSVLSQDHRKLDSNVICESIKSLVEKDPSIKVNLIIAHIREKFNYTTTYKKAWIAKNKAIEEIFGNWETSYQELPRCLIALQTFNPNTVVQMETFQAVDANGNILHDFGIFHRLFWAFDPCIKGFKYCKPVVQVDGTWLYGKYKGTLLMATAQDGNDNIFPIAFAIVEGETKDGWSFFLKNLRRQVTPQRGICLISDRHESIKSAYKNPENGWLDPPSRHVYCVRHIAQNFSRKFKDMDLKKQVTNMGYAMNRSSLEYYRGEIGRENLEAGRWVDNIPRPKWTQAYDDGMRWGHMTTNLAEAMNSVLKGARNLPITALVNSTYFKLVDFFVKREKKWDVVLNSGQEYTEKCMKMINEEAKKSTSHRVTHFDRQSHTFSVQETVHPNEGRLMGHFMVDLLNKCCDCGRFQALHLPCSHVIAACSSVYQNYQVYISEVYQVSTVSNVYNESFQVIRNESFLPPFQGIKLYANEEMKRTKKGRPNSTRIRTEMDDFTKQPKNCGLCGLPGHNRNNCPNVGGPSTRR, encoded by the exons ATGGAACACTATTTTGACCCATCATCTTCTCAAATTAACACTTACCAAccatcattttctcaaattaacaATTATCCATCATCATTTGAACCACCCAACAATATCGAAGTCAATCTCGACCCAACCGAGGAGCCTCACGAAGCCGAAGTCAGTGATGAGA GCGAAGAAGACGACGATGTTGAAGATGAAATGATTCCCACAACAGAAGCATATGTTCCACCAAGCTACATGACAAGCACGGACTTGACATATGTTGATCAATATGCTGAATTTGGTCACACACCGACACTTCAAATTGATGGTGATCTGGAAGTTGGAAGACATTTTCATTCCAAAAAAGATTGTAGTCTTGCAATCAGGCAATACCATATTAATCACTTAGGATTGGATTATGAGGTTGTGAAATCTGACACCACCCGAATTATGCTTAAATGTGTAATGCCACAATGTTCATTCAGATTGACTGCATCAGAGAGAAAAAGAAGCGGAAAACAGTGGGTGATTGGTAAACTGGAAAGTCACACATGCACATCTTCTGTCTTGTCACAGGATCACCGCAAGCTCGACTCCAATGTCATATGTGAAAGTATTAAGTCTCTTGTTGAAAAGGATCCATCTATCAAGGTGAATCTAATTATTGCTCACATCCGAGAAAAGTTTAATTATACAACAACATACAAAAAGGCTTGGATTGCAAAAAATAAGGCAATCGAAGAGATTTTTGGGAATTGGGAAACATCTTATCAAGAGCTTCCCCGGTGCTTGATAGCACTACAAACATTTAATCCAAACACTGTTGTACAAATGGAGACATTTCAAGCTGTGGATGCAAATGGTAATATATTGCATGACTTTGGGATCTTCCATCGTCTCTTTTGGGCATTCGATCCATGCATCAAAGGTTTCAAATACTGCAAACCAGTTGTTCAAGTCGATGGAACATGGTTATATGGAAAATATAAAGGGACATTGTTGATGGCTACTGCACAAGATGGGAATGACAATATATTTCCCATCGCGTTTGCTATAGTGGAAGGTGAGACGAAGGACGGCTGGagttttttcttgaaaaatctgaGAAGACAAGTCACACCACAAAGAGGAATTTGCTTGATTTCAGATAGACACGAGTCAATAAAAAGTGCATATAAAAATCCTGAAAATGGCTGGCTAGATCCTCCGTCAAGACATGTGTATTGTGTTCGACACATCGCACAAAATTTCTCGAGAAAGTTCAAAGATATGGATCTTAAGAAACAAGTCACCAATATGG GATACGCAATGAATAGGTCATCGTTGGAGTACTACCGCGGAGAAATTGGACGTGAAAATCTAGAGGCTGGGAGGTGGGTCGACAATATACCTAGACCGAAATGGACTCAGGCGTATGATGATGGTATGCGTTGGGGCCACATGACAACCAACCTCGCTGAGGCAATGAACTCCGTGTTAAAGGGTGCCCGAAATCTCCCTATTACGGCTTTGGTGAATTCAACCTATTTCAAGTTGGTTGATTTTTTTGTAAAACGGGAAAAGAAATGGGACGTTGTTTTAAATTCTGGTCAAGAATATACAGAAAAATGTATGAAGATGATTAATGAAGAGGCGAAGAAGTCCACCAGTCACAGAGTCACACACTTTGACCGACAAAGTCATACATTTTCCGTTCAAGAAACTGTCCACCCGAATGAGGGTCGACTAATGGGTCATTTCATGGTTGATCTGCTTAACAAGTGTTGTGACTGTGGTAGATTTCAAGCTTTACATCTACCTTGTTCACATGTCATAGCTGCTTGTTCTAGTGTTTACCAAAACTATCAAGTCTATATCTCTGAAGTGTACCAAGTTTCTACTGTATCTAATGTTTACAACGAATCTTTCCAAGTCATCCGTAACGAATCTTTCTTGCCCCCTTTCCAAGGCATCAAACTATATGcaaatgaagaaatgaaaagaacCAAAAAAGGTCGTCCAAACAGTACTCGAATACGAACCGAAATGGACGATTTTACAAAACAACCAAAAAATTGCGGGTTATGTGGACTACCTGGTCATAATCGTAATAATTGTCCAAATGTTGGGGGTCCATCTACGCGacgttag